In the genome of Paracoccus tegillarcae, one region contains:
- a CDS encoding amidohydrolase family protein → MNKIDFAKVRAIDFHTHAEESCGCHADDGYDELQSTMAKYFGAPWSHPPTIDETAAHYRQMNIAAVIFPVDAERETGYRRYNNYEVADACARNDDILIPFASIDPAKGKLGAREARDLVENHGVQGFKFHPTMQGFYPNDRMAYPLYEAIAETGKPALFHTGQTGVGSGMRGGNSMRLKYSDPMIIDDVAVDFPDMPIILAHPSFPWQEEALSVAQHKPNVYIDLSGWSPKYFPPILVRYANTLLKKKMLFGSDWPMIAPEKWLDAFDKAEFRDEVRPLILKENAMRLLGVSD, encoded by the coding sequence ATGAACAAGATCGACTTCGCCAAGGTGCGTGCCATCGATTTCCACACCCATGCCGAGGAATCCTGTGGCTGCCACGCCGATGACGGCTATGACGAGTTGCAATCGACAATGGCCAAATATTTCGGCGCGCCGTGGTCACACCCGCCCACCATAGATGAGACCGCCGCGCATTACCGCCAGATGAACATTGCCGCGGTGATCTTTCCCGTCGATGCAGAACGCGAAACGGGCTATCGCCGCTACAACAATTACGAGGTCGCGGATGCCTGCGCCAGGAATGACGACATCCTGATCCCATTTGCGTCGATCGACCCGGCCAAGGGCAAGCTGGGGGCGCGCGAAGCCCGTGATCTGGTCGAAAATCACGGCGTACAGGGCTTCAAGTTTCATCCCACGATGCAGGGGTTTTACCCCAACGACCGCATGGCTTATCCGCTTTACGAAGCCATCGCCGAAACCGGCAAACCTGCGCTGTTTCATACCGGCCAGACCGGCGTCGGGTCAGGCATGCGGGGCGGCAACTCGATGCGGCTGAAATACTCTGATCCCATGATCATCGACGACGTCGCGGTGGATTTTCCGGACATGCCGATCATTCTCGCGCATCCGTCCTTTCCCTGGCAGGAAGAGGCGCTGTCGGTCGCCCAGCACAAGCCAAATGTCTATATCGACCTGTCGGGATGGTCGCCGAAATATTTTCCGCCGATCCTCGTGCGCTACGCCAACACCCTGCTGAAGAAGAAGATGCTGTTCGGCTCTGATTGGCCAATGATCGCACCGGAAAAGTGGCTCGATGCTTTCGACAAGGCAGAGTTCCGCGACGAGGTGCGCCCGCTGATCCTGAAAGAAAACGCCATGCGCCTGCTAGGGGTCAGCGATTGA
- a CDS encoding feruloyl-CoA synthase: MTANRSETRPDVRAAKVWNPDLKWDERTDGTTLIWREDALGDYPDRLTDIIDHWAEQRPEHTWMAQRDGDDWRRVSYRELRDSVRRIGQWLLGQNLSDERPLIILSGNSLEHALMALGAQYVGIPSAAISPAYALISTDYDKLKSITEQITPGVVFVQSARPFAPSIAAVFGPDIPVVTLEGSLDTHQTVPWAQVIATEAGSDVDEAHRAVGPDTVAKFLFTSGTTGSPKAVIQTNRMLASNMVMVQNCFAFMVEEPPVICDWAPWNHTASGNKVFNMALFNGGTYYIDEGKPTPKGIAETIRNLREVSPTWYFNVPAGFEALVHAMKDDDALRQSFFRDLRMLMYAGAGMASHTWDDLERLAVQTVGERIRIVTGLGATETAPFAMQCVDPKDAPGNIGVPASGVTLKLVPTGDKLEVRVKGPNVTPGYWRAPKLTQDAFDEEGFYRLGDALRYAVPGDPTQGFYFDGRIAENFKLQTGTWVAVGALRAKIVDQMGGLVSDAVIVGENRDALAAFLVPSLSAMRALVPDGTPDDEVPGHPAVRARIAQHLAGHVAASTGSATRISRVMVLTEPLSLDRGEVTDKGSVNQRAVLRNRADLVERMYEDTPEVILPEAPSAG, from the coding sequence ATGACAGCAAACCGTTCCGAAACGCGACCGGATGTACGCGCAGCCAAGGTCTGGAACCCTGACCTCAAATGGGATGAGCGGACCGACGGCACCACCCTGATCTGGCGCGAGGATGCGCTTGGCGATTATCCCGACCGGCTGACCGATATCATCGATCACTGGGCCGAACAGCGCCCCGAACATACCTGGATGGCGCAGCGCGACGGCGATGACTGGCGCCGCGTCAGCTATCGCGAGTTGCGCGATAGCGTGCGCCGGATCGGGCAATGGCTGCTGGGTCAGAACCTGTCGGATGAACGGCCGCTGATCATCCTGTCGGGCAACTCGCTTGAGCATGCGCTGATGGCGCTTGGGGCGCAGTATGTGGGCATTCCATCAGCCGCAATTTCGCCCGCCTATGCGCTGATCTCGACCGATTATGACAAGCTGAAATCCATCACGGAACAGATCACGCCGGGCGTCGTGTTTGTGCAATCAGCCAGGCCCTTCGCGCCCTCGATCGCGGCGGTGTTCGGGCCTGATATCCCGGTCGTCACGCTGGAAGGCAGCCTCGACACCCATCAGACCGTGCCTTGGGCGCAAGTGATTGCGACCGAGGCGGGCAGCGACGTCGATGAGGCGCATCGGGCAGTCGGTCCTGATACGGTCGCGAAATTCCTGTTCACATCGGGCACCACAGGCAGTCCGAAGGCCGTGATCCAGACCAACCGCATGCTGGCCTCGAACATGGTCATGGTGCAAAACTGCTTTGCCTTCATGGTCGAAGAACCGCCGGTCATCTGCGATTGGGCGCCCTGGAACCACACCGCCAGCGGCAACAAGGTCTTCAACATGGCGCTGTTCAATGGCGGCACATACTACATCGATGAAGGCAAGCCGACACCCAAGGGCATCGCCGAGACGATCCGCAATCTTCGAGAGGTCTCGCCGACCTGGTATTTCAACGTTCCGGCAGGTTTCGAGGCGCTGGTCCATGCGATGAAGGACGATGACGCGCTGCGCCAAAGCTTTTTCCGTGACCTGCGGATGCTGATGTATGCGGGCGCGGGCATGGCCAGCCATACCTGGGACGATCTGGAGCGCCTTGCCGTGCAAACGGTTGGCGAAAGGATCCGCATCGTCACCGGCCTCGGCGCAACGGAAACCGCGCCCTTCGCCATGCAATGCGTCGATCCGAAGGACGCGCCGGGCAATATCGGCGTTCCCGCGAGCGGCGTGACGCTGAAACTGGTACCGACCGGCGACAAGCTTGAGGTCCGGGTAAAGGGGCCGAACGTGACGCCGGGCTATTGGCGCGCACCAAAGTTGACTCAGGATGCGTTTGACGAAGAGGGGTTCTATCGCCTTGGCGACGCGCTGCGCTATGCGGTGCCGGGTGATCCGACGCAAGGCTTTTACTTCGATGGGCGGATCGCCGAAAACTTCAAGCTGCAAACCGGCACATGGGTCGCGGTGGGCGCCTTGCGCGCAAAGATCGTCGATCAGATGGGCGGGCTTGTCAGCGATGCGGTGATTGTAGGCGAAAACCGCGACGCGCTGGCGGCGTTTCTGGTTCCGTCCCTGTCCGCGATGCGCGCGCTCGTCCCTGACGGCACGCCTGACGACGAGGTGCCTGGCCACCCCGCCGTCCGCGCCCGCATCGCCCAGCATCTGGCTGGCCATGTAGCAGCGTCCACGGGATCGGCCACGCGGATTTCGCGGGTCATGGTTCTGACCGAACCGCTTAGCCTTGATCGCGGCGAGGTCACCGACAAGGGCTCGGTCAATCAGCGCGCGGTGCTGCGCAACCGGGCCGATCTGGTTGAACGGATGTATGAGGACACGCCCGAGGTGATCCTGCCAGAGGCACCGTCAGCGGGCTAA
- a CDS encoding tannase/feruloyl esterase family alpha/beta hydrolase: MRATLTIMAMLWAGTAIAVPMNCADLTPEALGTSDVTFTEVAVVPAGEDSPVAQCRIRATTAERTGSDGRPYALRFELALPDDWNGDFVHQFNGGNDGEVKPATGALGAGTGDQSPLARGFAVVSSDAGHDGAANPDMGLAGGAAFGADFEARQMYGYKAVEILQPLARQMVDAYYGTPVERAYGIGCSNGGRHAMVAAARMPDAFDGLLIGAPGFNLPRAAVQHALDVQTFQPLTGDIRTSFSTEDLHLVADSMRASCDGLDGLKDGLIGDTAACQAAFDVTALQCTGGQNSDCLSAAQVQALQTIHAGPKGADGQQLYSDWAWDAGIEGGNWRFWKVESTVPPWDQMPIIAVMGAASLAQIFTVPPTEVGGSPQELMQFLLEFDIAGQAEMIDASSDALPESPMEVMSPPDSDDPALAEFRAAGGRMIITHGVSDPVFSVNDTARWYASLDKNNDGQAADFARFYPVPGMNHCSGGPATDAFDLLTPLIAWVEDGTAPEAVTASARADNDEVPEGLQGATRPLCPAPQVARYQEGDPKSADSFQCQ, encoded by the coding sequence ATGCGTGCTACTTTGACGATAATGGCGATGCTTTGGGCCGGTACGGCCATCGCGGTGCCCATGAATTGTGCCGATCTGACACCCGAAGCGCTTGGAACAAGCGATGTGACCTTCACCGAGGTCGCTGTTGTTCCTGCGGGCGAGGATAGCCCGGTCGCACAATGCCGTATTCGTGCGACGACCGCAGAACGCACAGGCAGCGATGGCAGGCCCTATGCCCTGCGCTTTGAGCTGGCACTGCCGGATGACTGGAATGGCGATTTCGTCCACCAGTTCAACGGCGGCAATGATGGCGAGGTCAAGCCTGCGACAGGCGCGCTTGGTGCAGGAACGGGCGATCAGTCACCGCTGGCGCGTGGCTTTGCCGTTGTCAGCAGCGACGCGGGCCATGATGGCGCGGCCAATCCCGATATGGGGCTGGCTGGCGGCGCGGCCTTCGGTGCCGATTTCGAGGCTCGGCAAATGTATGGCTACAAGGCCGTCGAGATCCTGCAGCCCCTGGCCCGCCAGATGGTCGATGCCTATTACGGCACGCCGGTCGAGCGCGCCTATGGCATTGGCTGTTCCAACGGTGGTCGTCACGCGATGGTCGCCGCGGCGCGGATGCCGGACGCCTTTGACGGTCTGCTGATTGGCGCGCCGGGGTTCAATCTGCCGCGCGCGGCGGTGCAGCACGCCCTGGATGTCCAGACCTTTCAGCCGCTGACTGGCGATATCCGCACCTCTTTCTCGACCGAGGACTTGCATCTGGTGGCAGACTCCATGCGCGCTAGTTGCGACGGACTGGACGGTTTGAAGGATGGGCTGATCGGTGACACCGCGGCTTGTCAGGCTGCGTTTGATGTCACCGCATTGCAATGCACGGGAGGGCAGAACAGCGACTGCCTGTCCGCCGCGCAAGTACAAGCCCTGCAAACGATCCATGCAGGTCCCAAGGGCGCAGATGGCCAACAGCTTTACAGCGACTGGGCCTGGGATGCCGGGATCGAGGGCGGAAACTGGCGCTTCTGGAAGGTCGAAAGCACGGTGCCGCCATGGGATCAGATGCCGATCATCGCGGTGATGGGCGCGGCCTCTCTGGCGCAGATCTTCACCGTTCCGCCCACAGAGGTTGGCGGTTCGCCACAGGAACTGATGCAGTTCCTCCTGGAATTCGACATTGCCGGGCAGGCTGAGATGATCGATGCCAGCAGTGATGCGTTGCCGGAATCGCCCATGGAGGTAATGAGCCCGCCGGACAGCGATGATCCCGCTCTGGCCGAATTTCGTGCTGCTGGTGGCCGCATGATCATCACCCATGGTGTCAGCGATCCGGTCTTTTCGGTCAACGACACCGCGCGCTGGTACGCATCGCTGGATAAAAACAACGACGGCCAGGCCGCCGATTTCGCGCGCTTTTATCCGGTGCCCGGGATGAACCATTGCAGCGGCGGGCCGGCGACGGATGCATTTGATCTGCTGACGCCGCTGATTGCCTGGGTCGAGGACGGAACCGCGCCCGAGGCTGTCACCGCATCGGCCAGGGCCGATAATGACGAGGTTCCCGAGGGTCTGCAGGGCGCCACCCGTCCGCTTTGCCCGGCCCCGCAGGTCGCGCGCTATCAGGAGGGCGATCCGAAATCTGCCGACAGCTTCCAGTGCCAGTGA
- a CDS encoding NADH:flavin oxidoreductase gives MSSDPLFQPYKLKHLTLKNRLMITSHEPAYPEDGMPKERYRAYHVERARAGVAMTMTAGSASVARDSPPVFNNILAWKDEVVGWMKQLTDEVHEHDCAVMIQLTHLGRRTRWDKADWLPVVSSSQEREASHKAFPKKVEDWDIARIIEDYADAAERMKEAGLDGIELQAYGHLMDQFWSPLTNDLDGPYGGSLDNRLRFTFETLKAIRARVGDEFIVGIRYTGDEDLAGGLTKADGLEISRRLKDSGMIDFLNVIKGHIDTDAGLTDVIPVQGMPSAPFLDFAGEVRAATNFPTFHAAKIQDVATARHAIASGKLDMVGMTRAHMADPHIVAKILRGEEDRIRPCVGANYCLDRIYQGGMALCLHNPATGRELEQPQIVPKANEKRRVIVIGAGPAGVEAARVAAERGHEVIVHEAANHAGGQIRLAAQSKRRAEMMQIIQWRLSECERMGVTFHYNSFADPEVIAAGEPDVVIVATGGLPHTDVLDDGNDLVVSAWDILSGDAQPGRSVLIYDDAGDYAGLQAAEKIAETGAKVEIVTRDRSFASEVMAMSLTPFIRALQKRDVTFTVTWKLDAVRRDGNGLVAILGTDYGGVTRERQVDQVVVNHGTRPFDDVYFDLRDQSSNLGEVDYEALVDGSAQEVVRNPNGTYQLFRIGDAVSARNTHAAIYDALRLVKVL, from the coding sequence ATGTCAAGCGATCCACTTTTCCAGCCCTACAAGCTAAAACATCTGACGCTGAAGAACCGGCTGATGATCACCAGCCACGAGCCCGCCTATCCCGAGGACGGGATGCCCAAGGAACGTTACCGCGCCTATCATGTCGAACGCGCGCGGGCCGGGGTTGCCATGACGATGACGGCGGGCTCGGCCTCGGTCGCGCGTGACAGTCCGCCGGTCTTCAACAATATCCTGGCCTGGAAAGACGAGGTCGTCGGCTGGATGAAGCAGCTGACTGACGAGGTGCATGAACATGACTGTGCGGTCATGATCCAGCTGACCCATCTGGGCCGCCGGACCCGTTGGGACAAGGCCGATTGGCTGCCGGTGGTGTCGTCCAGCCAGGAACGCGAGGCCTCGCACAAGGCGTTCCCCAAGAAGGTCGAGGATTGGGATATCGCCCGCATCATCGAAGATTACGCCGATGCCGCCGAGCGCATGAAAGAGGCCGGGTTGGACGGGATCGAATTGCAGGCTTACGGCCATCTGATGGACCAGTTCTGGTCGCCGCTGACCAATGATCTCGATGGTCCTTACGGCGGCAGTCTGGACAACCGCCTGCGCTTTACCTTCGAGACGCTCAAGGCGATCCGGGCGCGGGTGGGCGACGAATTCATCGTCGGCATCCGCTATACCGGCGATGAGGATCTTGCAGGCGGGTTGACCAAAGCGGACGGCCTTGAAATCTCGCGCCGTCTCAAGGACAGCGGCATGATCGATTTCCTGAACGTCATCAAAGGTCATATCGACACCGATGCCGGGCTGACCGATGTGATCCCGGTGCAGGGGATGCCAAGCGCACCGTTTTTGGATTTCGCGGGCGAGGTGCGCGCCGCGACCAATTTCCCAACCTTTCACGCCGCCAAGATCCAAGACGTCGCGACCGCCCGCCATGCCATCGCATCGGGCAAGCTGGACATGGTCGGCATGACGCGCGCCCACATGGCCGACCCGCATATCGTCGCCAAGATCCTGCGCGGTGAAGAGGACCGCATCCGCCCCTGCGTTGGCGCGAATTACTGTCTTGATCGCATCTATCAGGGTGGCATGGCACTGTGCCTGCACAACCCCGCCACCGGGCGAGAACTGGAACAGCCGCAGATTGTCCCGAAGGCCAATGAAAAGCGCCGCGTGATCGTCATCGGCGCAGGCCCCGCCGGGGTCGAGGCCGCCCGTGTCGCCGCCGAGCGCGGCCATGAGGTGATCGTACACGAAGCCGCCAACCATGCCGGCGGCCAGATCCGCCTTGCAGCCCAAAGCAAGCGGCGCGCAGAGATGATGCAGATCATCCAGTGGCGGCTGTCGGAATGCGAACGCATGGGCGTGACCTTCCACTATAACAGCTTTGCCGATCCCGAGGTGATCGCCGCGGGCGAGCCCGACGTGGTGATCGTGGCGACGGGCGGTTTGCCGCATACAGACGTTCTGGATGACGGCAATGATCTGGTCGTATCCGCATGGGACATTCTGTCAGGCGATGCGCAGCCGGGACGCAGCGTGCTGATCTATGACGATGCCGGCGATTATGCCGGATTGCAGGCTGCCGAAAAGATCGCCGAAACGGGCGCCAAGGTTGAAATCGTGACCCGCGACCGCAGCTTTGCCTCCGAGGTCATGGCAATGTCGCTGACCCCCTTTATCCGCGCCCTGCAAAAGCGCGACGTGACCTTCACCGTGACCTGGAAACTGGATGCCGTCCGCCGCGACGGCAACGGTCTGGTGGCGATCCTTGGCACCGATTACGGCGGTGTCACGCGTGAACGGCAGGTCGATCAGGTCGTGGTCAACCACGGCACCCGGCCCTTCGATGATGTCTATTTCGATCTGCGCGATCAATCGAGCAATCTGGGCGAGGTGGATTACGAGGCGCTGGTCGACGGCAGCGCCCAAGAGGTCGTCCGGAACCCGAACGGCACCTATCAGCTGTTCCGCATTGGCGATGCCGTTTCCGCGCGAAACACCCATGCGGCGATCTATGACGCGCTGCGGCTGGTAAAGGTCCTCTGA
- a CDS encoding MarR family winged helix-turn-helix transcriptional regulator, protein MSLPQQPARAIDLGDLTGSLGFLLRLAQIEAFEMFYEGLEDARIKPGEFTVIYVIQRNPGIRQGILAERLSIKRAHMTKLIRRFEVQKVVARHVPDDDRRAVELTLTPTGEALVARHTDAVLAQAGRESDRLAPDEARQLIALLRKFTGLEETP, encoded by the coding sequence ATGAGCCTGCCGCAACAGCCCGCGCGCGCGATCGACTTGGGCGATCTGACCGGATCGCTGGGTTTCTTGCTGCGCCTCGCACAGATCGAGGCGTTCGAGATGTTCTACGAGGGCTTGGAAGACGCGCGGATCAAGCCCGGCGAATTCACGGTGATCTACGTGATCCAACGCAATCCCGGCATTCGTCAGGGCATCCTGGCAGAACGATTGTCCATCAAGCGCGCGCATATGACCAAACTGATCCGCAGGTTCGAAGTGCAGAAGGTGGTCGCGCGGCACGTGCCGGACGATGACCGCCGCGCGGTCGAACTGACACTGACACCAACGGGCGAGGCGCTGGTGGCGCGCCATACCGATGCGGTTCTGGCGCAGGCTGGACGCGAATCGGATCGGCTTGCCCCTGACGAAGCCCGGCAACTGATCGCGTTGCTGCGTAAATTTACCGGCCTGGAGGAAACACCATGA
- a CDS encoding acyl-CoA dehydrogenase family protein — MTPFQAPLDDIFHSLRSLAGDLPGWDADLSEEIARHFASLAEGVLAPLNATGDQQGCRLENGRVRMPAGFSDAFARLGEDGWQGLTAPEAFGGQDMDHLTAAALSEIFSGANHALQMVTGLVPGTVSTLLAHGTTDQQARFIPRLVAGEWLSSMALTEAGAGSDLSQIRTRARPDGESWRIDGQKIFISGGDQDISRGILHLVLARTGKPEDGVKGLSLFLCPSEIDGIRNSVSVTRIEEKLGLHASPTCQMEFDGARAELIGVEGRGLAAMFTMMNHARLDVALQGVAHAARAHAIAAAYAADRQQGRMPDGSPAALSDHPDVQRMLAEQRTLARGARGMCHLALAQIERGDCPALVEFLTPLCKIHGSEAGIRSADLGIQILGGYGYLEEYGMSQVWRDARITAIYEGANGIHALTLATRGLRLDGGAAIPAFVDLVVRLAPDDAELAGRAQQWQATALEIAQAGDARARADQFAHDSATLLSRAVLLRLDA; from the coding sequence ATGACACCGTTTCAGGCCCCGCTTGACGATATCTTCCACAGCCTGCGCAGCCTTGCCGGTGACTTGCCCGGCTGGGACGCAGACCTGTCAGAGGAAATCGCCCGCCATTTTGCAAGCCTTGCAGAGGGGGTGCTTGCGCCCCTGAATGCCACCGGCGACCAACAAGGGTGTCGGTTGGAAAATGGCCGGGTGCGGATGCCGGCGGGATTTTCAGACGCTTTCGCCCGGCTGGGTGAGGATGGCTGGCAGGGACTGACAGCGCCTGAGGCGTTCGGCGGGCAGGACATGGATCACCTGACCGCCGCCGCGCTGTCCGAGATATTCTCGGGTGCAAACCACGCGTTGCAAATGGTGACCGGACTTGTGCCGGGGACCGTGTCGACCTTGCTGGCGCATGGCACCACAGATCAGCAGGCGCGGTTCATTCCGCGCCTGGTCGCCGGGGAATGGCTGTCCAGCATGGCGCTGACCGAGGCTGGCGCAGGCTCTGACCTGTCGCAAATTCGCACGCGCGCCCGGCCCGATGGTGAAAGCTGGCGGATCGACGGGCAAAAGATCTTTATCTCGGGCGGCGATCAGGACATCTCGCGCGGGATCCTGCATCTGGTGCTGGCGCGGACCGGCAAGCCCGAGGATGGCGTCAAAGGACTGTCGCTGTTTCTTTGTCCATCCGAAATTGACGGTATCCGCAACAGCGTCTCGGTCACCCGGATCGAGGAAAAGCTGGGCCTGCATGCCTCGCCTACTTGCCAGATGGAATTCGACGGTGCGCGCGCAGAGCTGATCGGCGTTGAGGGGCGCGGCTTGGCCGCAATGTTCACCATGATGAACCATGCACGTCTGGACGTGGCCCTGCAGGGCGTGGCCCATGCCGCGCGCGCCCATGCCATCGCGGCGGCCTATGCCGCTGATCGTCAGCAGGGCCGAATGCCCGATGGCAGCCCTGCAGCCCTGTCCGATCACCCCGACGTTCAGCGCATGTTGGCCGAGCAACGCACGCTTGCCCGTGGTGCGCGCGGGATGTGCCATCTGGCGCTGGCGCAGATCGAGCGCGGCGATTGCCCGGCGCTGGTCGAATTTCTGACCCCGCTGTGCAAGATCCATGGCAGCGAGGCGGGCATTCGGTCCGCCGATCTGGGTATCCAGATCCTTGGCGGTTACGGCTATCTCGAGGAATACGGGATGTCGCAGGTGTGGCGCGACGCGCGCATCACCGCGATTTACGAGGGCGCCAACGGCATTCACGCACTGACGCTGGCCACACGCGGATTGCGGCTCGATGGCGGCGCGGCGATCCCGGCTTTCGTGGATCTGGTTGTCAGACTGGCCCCGGATGATGCCGAACTGGCGGGGCGGGCGCAGCAATGGCAGGCGACCGCGCTTGAAATCGCGCAGGCGGGTGATGCAAGGGCGCGCGCCGATCAGTTCGCACATGACAGCGCGACCCTGTTGAGCCGCGCCGTTCTGCTTAGGCTGGATGCCTGA
- a CDS encoding crotonase/enoyl-CoA hydratase family protein — protein sequence MSDTALVRYELDDNVAILTLNRPAKRNALNAPMVEELRQAIERAQSEARAAVICGTGEHFSAGLDLAEHVGRSPIEGVHHSRRWHAIFDQMEQSPIPFFAALHGAVVGGGLELAAAAHIRVADETAFFALPEGTRGIFVGGGGSVRVARLMGVARMTDMMLTGRSLSARKAEDWNLCQYVVAADEARATAIDLARKAAGNAEMSNYAIINALPRIQDMARGDGLFVESFVSAMTAAAPEAGERLRAFVEKRAAKVARPEA from the coding sequence ATGAGCGATACCGCACTGGTCCGCTATGAGCTGGATGACAACGTCGCGATCCTGACGTTGAATCGGCCCGCGAAACGAAATGCGCTGAACGCGCCAATGGTCGAGGAATTGCGCCAAGCGATTGAGCGCGCCCAGTCCGAAGCCCGCGCCGCCGTGATCTGCGGCACCGGCGAGCATTTCAGCGCCGGCCTGGATCTGGCAGAGCATGTCGGGCGCTCGCCCATCGAAGGTGTGCACCATTCGCGGCGCTGGCATGCGATCTTCGATCAGATGGAACAAAGCCCCATCCCCTTCTTCGCCGCCTTGCACGGCGCTGTGGTTGGTGGCGGGCTGGAATTGGCGGCTGCCGCGCATATCAGGGTGGCGGATGAGACTGCATTCTTCGCGTTGCCAGAGGGCACGCGGGGGATTTTTGTCGGCGGCGGCGGCTCTGTCCGCGTGGCGCGGCTGATGGGCGTGGCGCGGATGACCGACATGATGCTGACCGGTCGGTCGCTGTCAGCGCGCAAGGCCGAGGATTGGAACCTGTGCCAATATGTCGTGGCGGCGGACGAGGCCAGGGCAACCGCGATTGATCTGGCTCGCAAGGCGGCCGGCAATGCCGAAATGTCCAATTATGCCATCATAAACGCACTGCCCCGCATTCAGGATATGGCCCGCGGCGATGGCCTGTTCGTGGAAAGCTTTGTCTCGGCCATGACCGCAGCCGCGCCCGAGGCCGGCGAACGTCTGCGCGCTTTTGTCGAAAAACGCGCGGCCAAGGTCGCACGGCCCGAGGCATGA
- a CDS encoding TetR/AcrR family transcriptional regulator — protein sequence MDKPTPPIDDESATGWRGSRAVWLQAARQAFLESGLDAVKIQPLAARLDISRASFYWFFKDRGALLDALLEEWQTKNTGAFVDACTAYAETIAEAMLNLITVFHDEALFEPQLDFAVRGWAHQSDAVMARVNAEDEQRLQAIRALFERFGFAPDDADVRARTVYLVQIGYISMQMREDPGIRMARVPGYVRIYCGQDATPSELARFHARLQFAADRGGRTSATSA from the coding sequence ATGGATAAGCCCACGCCCCCTATCGATGATGAAAGCGCGACTGGCTGGCGTGGCTCGCGCGCGGTCTGGCTGCAGGCGGCAAGGCAGGCATTTCTGGAATCGGGCCTTGATGCGGTAAAGATCCAGCCGCTTGCTGCACGGCTGGATATCTCGCGGGCGAGTTTTTACTGGTTTTTCAAGGATCGCGGCGCGCTGCTGGATGCGTTGCTGGAAGAATGGCAGACCAAGAATACCGGCGCCTTTGTCGATGCCTGCACCGCCTATGCGGAAACCATAGCCGAGGCGATGCTGAACCTGATCACGGTGTTCCATGACGAGGCGCTGTTCGAGCCTCAGCTTGATTTCGCCGTGCGAGGCTGGGCGCATCAATCCGACGCGGTGATGGCGCGCGTCAACGCCGAGGACGAGCAGCGATTGCAGGCGATCCGCGCCTTGTTCGAGCGGTTTGGTTTTGCGCCTGACGATGCCGATGTCCGCGCGCGCACCGTTTATCTGGTCCAGATCGGATATATCTCGATGCAGATGCGCGAAGATCCGGGCATCCGCATGGCGCGTGTACCGGGCTATGTGCGGATCTATTGCGGCCAGGATGCCACCCCCAGCGAGTTGGCCCGATTTCACGCAAGATTGCAGTTCGCTGCGGACCGTGGTGGAAGGACCTCCGCGACGTCTGCCTGA
- a CDS encoding amidohydrolase family protein, producing the protein MNIDDLIAIDIHTHAEEPCCGPRDDGYDEFQTGMAAYFRNPAGAKGMLPTVQETAAYYRERKIGAVIFPVDGERETGFRRYSNEEVAQIAAENDDILIPFASIDPAKGKAGAREARRLVREFGVRGFKFHPTMQGFYPNDRSAYVLYEAIAEEGAIALFHTGQTGVGSGMRGGMGMRLKYSNPMFVDDVAVDFPDMPIVLAHPSFPWTEEGLSVAQHKPNVYIDMSGWSPKYFPPLFVRYANSILKNKMLFGSDWPAITPDRWLKDFDAIGIKDEVKPLILKENARRLLKI; encoded by the coding sequence ATGAATATCGACGACCTGATCGCCATCGACATCCACACCCATGCCGAAGAGCCCTGCTGCGGGCCGCGCGACGACGGCTATGACGAGTTTCAAACCGGAATGGCCGCCTATTTCCGCAATCCGGCTGGTGCCAAGGGCATGCTGCCGACGGTGCAGGAGACAGCCGCCTATTACCGCGAGCGCAAGATCGGGGCGGTGATCTTTCCGGTTGATGGCGAGCGCGAAACCGGGTTCCGCCGCTATTCCAATGAAGAAGTCGCCCAGATCGCTGCCGAGAATGACGACATCCTGATCCCCTTCGCCTCGATCGACCCCGCCAAAGGCAAGGCCGGCGCACGAGAGGCGCGGCGGCTGGTGCGAGAATTCGGCGTGCGCGGGTTCAAGTTCCATCCGACGATGCAGGGCTTTTACCCTAATGATCGCTCGGCCTATGTGCTATACGAGGCCATCGCCGAAGAAGGCGCCATTGCGCTGTTTCACACCGGCCAGACGGGGGTCGGCTCGGGCATGCGCGGCGGCATGGGGATGCGGCTGAAATATTCCAACCCGATGTTCGTCGATGATGTCGCAGTCGATTTCCCCGACATGCCGATCGTCCTTGCGCATCCTTCCTTTCCCTGGACGGAAGAGGGGCTGTCGGTCGCTCAGCACAAACCCAACGTCTATATCGACATGTCTGGCTGGTCGCCCAAATATTTCCCGCCATTGTTCGTGCGCTATGCCAATTCGATCCTGAAGAACAAGATGCTATTCGGCAGTGACTGGCCCGCGATCACGCCCGACCGGTGGCTGAAGGATTTCGATGCAATCGGCATCAAGGATGAGGTCAAGCCGCTGATCCTGAAGGAAAACGCGCGGCGGCTGTTGAAGATCTAG